The Mycolicibacterium doricum genome includes a region encoding these proteins:
- the mshC gene encoding cysteine--1-D-myo-inosityl 2-amino-2-deoxy-alpha-D-glucopyranoside ligase — MESWSAPEVPALPGRGPQLRLYDSADRQVRPVSAGETATMYVCGITPYDATHLGHAATYLAFDLVHRLWLDAGQRVHYVQNITDVDDPLFERAARDGIDWRELGAREIQLFREDMAALRVLPPHDYVAATDAIAEVIELVEKMLASGAAYVVDDAEFPDVYYRADATVQFGYESNYDHDTMLTLFAERGGDPERPGKADRLDALLWRTQRPGEPSWPSPFGPGRPGWHVECAAIALSRIGAGLDIQGGGSDLIFPHHEFSAAHAESVTGERRFARHYVHAGMIGWDGHKMSKSRGNLVLVSRLRAEGVDPSAIRLGLLAGHYRSDRFWSDEVLADAQTRLQRWRRATALPAGPDATDVLARVRTYLADDLNTPKALVALDAWCTEALDDGGSDAQAPEIVASAIDALLGVALAVD; from the coding sequence ATGGAATCGTGGTCCGCGCCGGAGGTCCCGGCCCTGCCCGGCCGTGGCCCGCAACTGCGGCTCTACGACAGCGCAGACCGCCAGGTCCGGCCCGTGTCGGCGGGCGAGACGGCCACCATGTATGTCTGCGGGATCACGCCGTACGACGCGACGCACCTCGGCCACGCCGCCACCTATCTGGCGTTCGACCTCGTGCACCGGCTGTGGCTGGACGCCGGACAACGGGTGCATTACGTGCAGAACATCACCGACGTCGACGATCCGCTGTTCGAGCGCGCCGCCCGCGACGGGATCGACTGGCGCGAACTCGGCGCCCGGGAGATCCAGCTGTTCCGCGAGGACATGGCCGCCTTGCGGGTGCTGCCGCCGCACGACTACGTCGCGGCCACCGACGCGATCGCGGAGGTCATCGAGTTGGTGGAGAAGATGCTGGCCTCCGGCGCCGCCTACGTCGTCGACGACGCCGAGTTTCCCGACGTGTACTATCGCGCCGACGCGACGGTCCAGTTCGGCTACGAGTCGAACTACGACCACGACACGATGCTGACCCTGTTCGCCGAGCGCGGCGGCGACCCGGAACGCCCCGGTAAGGCCGACCGACTCGATGCGCTGCTGTGGCGCACCCAGCGCCCGGGCGAGCCGAGCTGGCCGTCGCCGTTCGGCCCGGGCCGCCCCGGCTGGCACGTGGAGTGCGCGGCCATCGCGCTCAGCCGCATCGGCGCTGGTCTGGACATCCAGGGCGGCGGCAGCGACCTGATCTTCCCGCACCACGAGTTCTCGGCCGCCCACGCGGAGTCGGTCACCGGCGAGCGGCGCTTCGCCCGGCATTACGTGCACGCCGGCATGATCGGCTGGGACGGGCACAAGATGAGCAAGAGCCGCGGCAACCTGGTGCTGGTGTCGCGGTTGCGCGCCGAGGGTGTCGACCCGTCCGCGATCCGCCTGGGTCTGCTCGCCGGCCATTACCGGTCCGACCGGTTCTGGAGCGACGAGGTTCTGGCCGACGCGCAGACCCGGCTGCAGCGCTGGCGGCGCGCCACCGCCCTGCCGGCGGGGCCTGACGCCACTGACGTGCTGGCCAGGGTGCGCACCTACCTCGCCGACGATCTGAACACCCCGAAAGCGCTCGTCGCGCTGGACGCCTGGTGTACCGAGGCGCTCGACGACGGCGGCAGTGACGCCCAGGCGCCCGAAATCGTCGCCTCGGCCATCGACGCGTTGCTCGGTGTTGCGCTCGCCGTGGATTAG
- a CDS encoding 3'(2'),5'-bisphosphate nucleotidase CysQ, with the protein MQTDAELAAAVAAEAGEMLVALRAEYDWYQPYDLGDAGDKRANVLILDRLREHRPHDAVLSEEAVDDVTRVDADRVWIVDPVDGTREYALPPRSDWAVHIALWQRTGGPGGGLTDAAVALPARGEVYRTDTVTPPGARPDGPIRITASAARPPAVLWWIRERLDIEMVGIGSAGAKAMAVVRGDVDAYIHAGGQWEWDSAAPAAVVRAAGLHASRLDGSPLVYNRRDPYLPDLLMCRTEVVDVLLAAIHSAY; encoded by the coding sequence ATGCAGACCGACGCGGAGCTGGCCGCCGCGGTGGCCGCCGAAGCCGGTGAGATGCTCGTCGCGCTGCGTGCGGAGTACGACTGGTACCAGCCCTACGACCTGGGGGACGCGGGCGACAAACGTGCCAACGTGCTGATCCTCGACCGGCTGCGCGAACACCGCCCGCACGACGCGGTGCTCAGCGAGGAGGCGGTCGACGACGTGACCAGGGTCGACGCCGACCGGGTGTGGATCGTCGACCCCGTCGACGGCACGCGTGAGTACGCGCTTCCGCCACGGTCGGACTGGGCGGTGCACATCGCGCTCTGGCAGCGCACCGGTGGACCCGGTGGCGGGCTCACCGACGCCGCCGTCGCCCTGCCCGCCCGCGGCGAGGTGTACCGAACCGACACCGTCACGCCGCCCGGGGCGCGCCCCGACGGGCCGATCCGGATCACGGCCAGCGCCGCCCGTCCACCCGCGGTGCTGTGGTGGATCCGCGAGCGCCTGGACATCGAGATGGTCGGCATCGGCTCCGCGGGCGCCAAGGCGATGGCGGTGGTGCGCGGCGACGTCGACGCCTACATCCACGCCGGCGGCCAGTGGGAATGGGATTCGGCGGCCCCAGCGGCGGTGGTGCGGGCGGCGGGTCTGCACGCCTCCCGGCTCGACGGGTCTCCGCTGGTGTACAACCGGCGTGATCCCTACCTGCCCGATCTGCTGATGTGCCGCACCGAAGTGGTCGACGTGCTGCTCGCCGCGATCCATTCGGCGTACTGA
- a CDS encoding SCO1664 family protein, which produces MTPTSEGGTDGGTVMRSGDLTVIGRIRSASNATFLCEAHLDDAQIHCVYKPVAGEAPLWDFPDGTLAGREYGAYLVSAASGWDIVPDTVIRDGPAGPGMVQRWVDQLGDEDGEDGEDLRPELVDLLPAGRVPSGYLPILQAYDYAGDEVTLVHADDVRLRRMAVFDVLINNADRKGGHILAGADGRVYGVDHGVSLHAEDKLRTVLWGWAGKPVDDETLQVLARLGDELRGGALREQLRPHITAREVAALRTRIVGLLDNPVMPTPDRRRPIPWPAF; this is translated from the coding sequence ATGACGCCGACGTCTGAGGGCGGCACAGACGGGGGCACGGTCATGCGGTCGGGAGATCTGACCGTCATCGGCCGGATCCGCTCGGCCAGCAATGCCACCTTCCTGTGCGAAGCGCACCTCGACGACGCCCAGATCCACTGCGTGTACAAACCGGTCGCCGGTGAGGCGCCGCTGTGGGACTTCCCGGACGGCACGCTGGCGGGGCGCGAATACGGGGCCTATCTCGTGTCTGCGGCGTCGGGCTGGGACATCGTGCCCGACACGGTGATCCGCGACGGACCGGCCGGCCCGGGCATGGTCCAGCGGTGGGTCGACCAACTCGGCGACGAGGACGGCGAGGACGGCGAGGATCTTCGCCCGGAGCTGGTGGACCTGTTGCCTGCGGGCCGCGTCCCGTCGGGATACCTTCCGATCCTGCAGGCCTACGACTACGCCGGTGACGAGGTCACGCTGGTGCATGCCGACGACGTCCGGTTGCGTCGGATGGCGGTGTTCGACGTGCTGATCAACAACGCCGACCGCAAAGGCGGCCACATCCTCGCCGGCGCCGACGGCCGCGTGTACGGCGTCGACCACGGCGTGAGTCTGCACGCCGAGGACAAACTGCGCACCGTGCTGTGGGGCTGGGCGGGCAAACCGGTCGACGACGAGACCCTCCAGGTCTTGGCCCGGCTCGGCGACGAACTGCGCGGCGGTGCCCTCCGCGAGCAGCTGCGGCCGCACATCACCGCCCGTGAGGTCGCCGCCCTCCGCACGAGAATCGTTGGCCTGCTGGACAATCCGGTCATGCCGACCCCGGACCGTCGCCGTCCGATCCCGTGGCCGGCCTTCTGA
- a CDS encoding DUF3090 domain-containing protein produces MARAIHVFRTPDRFVAGTVGQPGNRTFYLQAVHDKRVVSVVLEKQQVAVLAERIAALLQEINRRFGTPIPPDTGEVDDLSPLVTPVDAEFRVGTMGLGWDSEAQTIVVELLAVSETEFDASVVLDDAEDGPDAVRVFLTPESARQFATRSNRVISAGRPPCPLCDEPLDPEGHICVRTNGYRRGALAGTDDDADV; encoded by the coding sequence ATGGCCCGAGCAATTCACGTCTTCCGCACGCCCGACCGCTTCGTGGCCGGGACGGTCGGCCAGCCCGGGAACCGGACGTTCTATCTGCAGGCCGTGCACGACAAGCGCGTGGTCTCGGTCGTGCTGGAGAAGCAGCAGGTGGCCGTGCTCGCCGAACGCATCGCAGCGCTGCTGCAGGAAATCAACCGACGCTTCGGCACCCCGATCCCGCCCGACACCGGTGAGGTCGACGATCTCAGCCCGCTGGTGACACCGGTCGACGCAGAATTTCGGGTCGGCACCATGGGGTTGGGGTGGGACTCCGAGGCGCAGACCATCGTCGTGGAACTGCTCGCGGTGTCGGAGACCGAGTTCGACGCCTCGGTGGTGCTCGACGACGCCGAGGACGGCCCGGACGCGGTGCGGGTGTTCCTCACCCCCGAATCGGCGCGCCAGTTCGCGACCCGTTCGAACCGCGTCATCTCCGCAGGGCGCCCGCCGTGCCCGCTGTGCGACGAACCCCTCGATCCGGAGGGCCACATCTGTGTGCGCACCAACGGCTATCGGCGCGGCGCGCTCGCCGGAACCGACGATGACGCCGACGTCTGA
- a CDS encoding histidine phosphatase family protein → MTVILLRHGRSTSNTAHTLAGRSEGVDLDERGAEQAEAVVGRMSGLPVRAIVRSPLLRCRRTVEPLAAALGLEPVVEERLSEVDYGTWTGRKIGELVKEPLWAVVQQQPSAAVFPEGEGLAQVQARAVAAVREHDRRLAEEHGGDALWVACSHGDVIKAVLADALGTHLDSFQRITADPASMSVIRYTTLRPFVVHINHTGAELAAGLVATPAPAADGRQDGSDELPPEDAVVGGSTG, encoded by the coding sequence ATGACCGTGATCCTGCTGCGCCACGGCCGTTCGACGTCCAACACCGCGCACACACTCGCCGGCCGCAGCGAGGGTGTGGATCTCGACGAACGCGGCGCCGAACAGGCCGAGGCCGTGGTCGGCCGGATGAGCGGTCTGCCGGTGCGGGCGATTGTGCGCTCACCGCTGCTGCGCTGCCGGCGCACCGTCGAGCCGCTCGCCGCTGCGCTGGGCCTCGAACCCGTCGTCGAGGAGAGGCTCTCCGAGGTCGACTACGGCACCTGGACCGGTCGCAAGATCGGCGAACTCGTCAAGGAACCACTGTGGGCGGTGGTGCAGCAGCAGCCGAGCGCGGCGGTGTTCCCGGAGGGGGAAGGCCTCGCACAGGTGCAGGCCCGGGCCGTCGCGGCCGTGCGCGAACACGATCGGCGCCTGGCCGAGGAGCACGGCGGCGACGCCCTGTGGGTGGCATGCAGCCACGGCGACGTCATCAAGGCCGTGCTCGCCGACGCGCTGGGCACGCACCTGGACAGCTTCCAGCGCATCACCGCCGATCCGGCGTCGATGAGCGTGATCCGCTACACGACACTGCGCCCGTTTGTCGTGCACATCAACCACACCGGTGCCGAGCTGGCTGCCGGACTGGTGGCCACACCCGCACCCGCCGCCGACGGCCGGCAGGACGGTTCCGACGAGCTTCCTCCGGAAGACGCGGTCGTCGGCGGTTCCACCGGCTGA
- a CDS encoding undecaprenyl-diphosphate phosphatase, with translation MSWLQVIVLAVVQGLTEFLPVSSSGHLAIVSRVFFDDDAGASFTAVTQLGTEVAVLVYFTRDIGRIVRAWLGGLRDRERRDADYRLGWYVIIGTIPIAVTGLLLKDEIRTAARNLWAIAIALIVFSAVIAAAEYFGRQVRHVEQLTWRDGVIVGFAQCLALLPGVSRSGATISAGLFLSLDRELAARFGFLLAIPAVFASGLFSLPDAFAPVGEGMSATGPQLLVATVIAFVVGFAAVAWFLRFLVRHGMYWFVGYRVGLGVVVLILLSTGVVAAQ, from the coding sequence ATGTCGTGGTTGCAGGTCATCGTCCTCGCCGTCGTCCAGGGTCTCACCGAATTCCTGCCCGTATCGTCTTCGGGCCACCTCGCGATCGTGTCGAGGGTGTTCTTCGATGACGACGCGGGCGCGTCCTTCACCGCGGTTACTCAGCTGGGCACCGAGGTGGCGGTCCTGGTGTACTTCACCCGCGACATCGGGCGGATCGTGCGGGCATGGTTGGGCGGTCTGCGCGACCGCGAGCGCCGTGACGCCGACTACCGGCTGGGCTGGTACGTGATCATCGGCACCATCCCGATCGCCGTGACGGGGCTGTTGCTCAAAGACGAGATCCGTACCGCTGCCCGCAACCTGTGGGCCATAGCGATCGCGCTGATCGTGTTCTCCGCCGTCATCGCCGCCGCCGAGTACTTCGGCAGGCAGGTCCGCCACGTCGAACAACTCACCTGGCGCGACGGCGTCATCGTGGGCTTCGCCCAGTGCCTGGCGTTGCTCCCCGGGGTGTCGCGGTCCGGGGCGACGATCAGCGCCGGGCTGTTCCTGAGCCTCGACCGCGAACTGGCCGCGCGGTTCGGGTTCCTGCTCGCCATCCCCGCGGTGTTCGCCTCGGGGCTGTTCTCGCTACCCGACGCCTTCGCCCCGGTGGGTGAGGGGATGAGCGCCACCGGACCGCAGTTGCTGGTGGCCACGGTGATCGCGTTCGTCGTCGGGTTCGCCGCGGTGGCGTGGTTCCTGCGGTTCCTGGTACGCCACGGCATGTACTGGTTCGTCGGCTACCGGGTGGGGTTGGGCGTGGTGGTGCTGATCTTGTTGTCGACCGGGGTGGTGGCCGCGCAATGA
- a CDS encoding NHL repeat-containing protein, with protein sequence MSLRVNPRSQLLAVAVATVAIATAGCSSNPVDAPPPTITPASAATSPPVIGTPDGTVRPLAAEARAALFDPATRSLVVLASGPHGQSALTVLPSAGAPRTVPTPEAATAMAGGDDGMLYLSARGGYLRVDVAAGAVDRVDVEGEANTDFTAITRRDDGRLVLGTSDGAVLTLESDTTVGARLAIFARVDGLVTQGNTTVVLDRGQTSVTTVDASGTKAAQALRAGDGATTMAADPQGRVLVTDTRGNELLVFGTDPLIMRQRYPVPDSPYGLAGSSGLAWVSQTATNTVIGYDLSTGIPVEKVRHRTVQQPNLLAYDDVSGTLYVVSGTGAGVQVISGAAEPR encoded by the coding sequence GTGTCGCTGCGCGTGAACCCTCGATCTCAGCTGCTGGCCGTCGCCGTCGCGACGGTGGCCATCGCCACTGCCGGCTGTTCGTCGAATCCGGTCGATGCGCCACCTCCCACGATCACGCCCGCATCGGCCGCGACGTCGCCCCCGGTCATCGGTACGCCGGACGGGACCGTGCGTCCGCTGGCCGCCGAGGCCCGCGCCGCGCTCTTCGATCCAGCGACCCGATCACTTGTGGTGCTCGCGTCTGGGCCCCATGGTCAGTCGGCGCTGACGGTGCTGCCCTCGGCGGGGGCGCCGCGCACCGTGCCGACCCCCGAGGCGGCGACGGCGATGGCCGGGGGCGACGACGGCATGCTTTACCTTTCCGCGCGCGGCGGCTACCTGCGCGTCGACGTCGCGGCCGGCGCCGTCGACCGGGTCGACGTGGAAGGTGAGGCCAACACGGATTTCACCGCCATCACGCGTCGCGACGACGGGCGCCTGGTGCTCGGCACGTCCGACGGCGCGGTGCTGACGCTCGAGTCGGACACCACTGTCGGTGCTCGGTTGGCGATCTTCGCCCGCGTGGACGGCCTTGTCACACAGGGCAACACTACGGTCGTACTGGACCGGGGACAGACATCGGTGACGACGGTCGACGCCAGCGGCACCAAGGCGGCGCAGGCCCTGCGCGCCGGTGACGGCGCCACCACGATGGCCGCCGATCCGCAGGGCCGGGTGCTGGTCACCGACACTCGAGGGAACGAACTGCTGGTGTTCGGCACGGACCCGCTGATCATGCGACAGCGCTACCCGGTGCCCGACTCCCCCTACGGGCTGGCCGGCTCGAGCGGGCTGGCGTGGGTGTCGCAGACGGCGACGAACACAGTGATTGGCTACGATCTCTCCACCGGAATCCCCGTCGAAAAGGTGCGTCACCGAACCGTGCAGCAACCGAACCTCCTCGCCTACGACGATGTGTCTGGCACCCTGTATGTGGTGTCTGGGACGGGAGCGGGTGTGCAGGTGATCAGCGGCGCCGCGGAGCCGCGGTGA
- a CDS encoding DUF5703 family protein, whose protein sequence is MPAAWDKVVAEASDEWEWAPLRLPPDVTRISASIRLSIEAEYRGWELTRVRAYTDGSRRVLLRRRKAAGSVEQPEQ, encoded by the coding sequence ATGCCTGCGGCATGGGACAAGGTGGTCGCGGAGGCGTCCGACGAGTGGGAGTGGGCTCCGCTGCGGCTGCCACCGGATGTCACCAGGATCAGCGCCTCGATCCGGCTGTCGATCGAGGCCGAGTACCGCGGGTGGGAGCTGACCCGGGTGCGGGCCTACACCGACGGCAGCCGGCGGGTGCTGCTGCGCCGCCGCAAGGCGGCGGGCTCGGTGGAGCAGCCGGAGCAGTGA
- a CDS encoding quinone-dependent dihydroorotate dehydrogenase encodes MTGYRALRRVLFLVSPERIHTWVFTLLRAVTTPGPLRRAMRSRLAPRDPVLASTVFGVRFPGPLGLAAGFDKDGRGLHTWAALGFGYAEVGTVTARPQPGNPEPRLFRLPEDRALLNRMGFNNDGAARLAQRLTRHTCGAPVGVNIGKTKTTPAERAVEDYADSARQLGGLATFLVVNVSSPNTPGLRDLQAVEALRPILTAVCAHTSTPVLVKIAPDLSDTDVDEIADLAVELGLAGIVATNTTVSRTGLKTPGVEDLGPGGVSGAPLAARSLEVLRRLYRRAGDRLVLISVGGIETADDAWERITSGASLLQGYTGFVYGGGLWAKHIHDGLAQRLHAEGFTALSDAVGSALRR; translated from the coding sequence GTGACCGGCTACCGCGCGTTGCGGCGGGTGCTGTTCCTGGTCTCCCCCGAACGCATCCACACCTGGGTCTTCACGCTCCTTCGCGCTGTCACCACCCCGGGCCCGCTGCGCCGGGCGATGCGCAGCCGGCTCGCACCCCGCGACCCCGTGCTGGCCAGCACCGTGTTCGGCGTGCGCTTCCCGGGGCCGCTAGGGTTGGCGGCCGGCTTCGACAAGGACGGCCGCGGCCTGCACACCTGGGCGGCATTGGGATTTGGTTACGCCGAAGTGGGCACCGTCACCGCCCGCCCGCAACCCGGCAACCCCGAACCCCGGTTGTTCCGCCTCCCCGAGGACCGGGCGCTGCTCAACCGCATGGGGTTCAACAACGACGGCGCGGCGCGGCTCGCGCAGCGCCTCACCCGCCATACCTGCGGCGCCCCCGTCGGCGTGAATATCGGCAAGACGAAGACCACCCCTGCCGAGCGCGCCGTGGAGGACTACGCCGACAGCGCACGCCAGCTTGGGGGCCTCGCGACGTTTCTCGTGGTCAACGTCAGCTCGCCGAACACTCCCGGCCTGCGTGACCTGCAGGCGGTCGAGGCCTTGCGGCCCATCCTGACCGCGGTGTGCGCCCATACCTCGACCCCGGTGCTGGTGAAGATCGCCCCCGATCTGTCCGATACCGACGTCGACGAGATCGCCGACCTGGCAGTGGAGTTAGGGTTGGCCGGCATCGTGGCCACCAACACCACGGTGTCGCGCACGGGATTGAAGACTCCGGGCGTCGAGGACCTCGGACCGGGCGGCGTGTCCGGCGCACCGTTGGCCGCCCGGTCGCTCGAGGTGTTGCGTCGGCTGTACCGCCGCGCCGGTGACCGGTTGGTTCTCATCAGCGTCGGTGGCATCGAGACCGCCGACGATGCCTGGGAGCGCATCACCTCGGGCGCCTCGCTGTTGCAGGGTTACACGGGGTTCGTCTACGGGGGCGGGTTGTGGGCCAAGCACATTCACGACGGGCTCGCCCAGCGACTGCACGCCGAGGGCTTCACCGCACTGTCCGACGCCGTGGGATCCGCGCTGCGCCGCTGA
- a CDS encoding YbhB/YbcL family Raf kinase inhibitor-like protein has product MAFPYNPYEFLPKLPSFTLTSESVADGQPLSNDQVSGLMGAGGSDVSPQLSWSGFPEETRSFAVTVYDPDAPTGSGFWHWAVFNLPATVTDLPAGVGDGSAKGFPGDAVTLANDAGMKRYVGAAPPPGHGPHRYFVVVHAVDVESLDIPEDATPAYLGFNLFSHAIARAIIHGTHEQK; this is encoded by the coding sequence ATGGCTTTTCCGTACAACCCGTATGAGTTTTTGCCGAAACTGCCGTCGTTCACGCTGACCTCCGAGTCGGTGGCCGACGGGCAGCCACTGTCCAACGACCAGGTGAGCGGCCTGATGGGCGCGGGCGGCTCCGACGTGTCGCCGCAGCTGTCCTGGTCGGGCTTCCCGGAAGAGACGCGCAGCTTCGCCGTCACGGTCTATGACCCCGACGCGCCGACCGGATCCGGCTTCTGGCACTGGGCGGTGTTCAACCTGCCGGCCACGGTCACCGACCTGCCCGCCGGCGTGGGTGACGGCAGCGCGAAGGGCTTCCCCGGCGATGCCGTCACGCTGGCCAACGACGCCGGCATGAAACGTTACGTGGGCGCCGCGCCGCCGCCGGGGCACGGCCCGCACCGCTACTTCGTCGTGGTGCACGCCGTTGACGTCGAGAGTCTCGACATTCCCGAGGACGCCACCCCCGCCTATCTCGGGTTCAACCTGTTCAGCCACGCTATCGCCCGCGCAATCATCCACGGCACGCACGAGCAGAAGTAG
- a CDS encoding M20/M25/M40 family metallo-hydrolase, producing MVVVTGPADEVIGLVSSLIRFDTSNTGDPATTKGEGECARWVQTQLEEVGYDCEYLEAGALNRGNVFARLPGADPSRGALMIHGHLDVVPAEPADWSVHPFSGAVCDGYVWGRGAVDMKDMCGMMIAVARHFKREGIVPPRDLVFAFVSDEEHGGTYGANWLVDNRPDLFHGVTEAIGEVGGFSLTVPRRDGGDRRLYLIETAEKGLSWMRLTARGRAGHGSMVHDDNAVTAIAEAVAKLGRHQFPLVLSDTVEQFLTAVAEETGYSFDVDSPDLEGSIAKLGGIARIVGATLRDTANPTMLKAGYKANVIPQTAEAMVDCRVLPGRKEAFEREVDALIGPDVVRSWERDLPSYETTFDGDLVDQMNASLLALDPDARTVPYMLSGGTDAKSFQRLGIRCFGFIPLRLPPELDFAALFHGTDERVPVDALEFGAQVLQHFLEHC from the coding sequence ATAGTGGTTGTGACAGGACCCGCGGATGAGGTGATCGGACTGGTCAGCTCGCTGATTCGCTTCGACACCTCCAACACCGGAGACCCGGCCACCACCAAGGGTGAGGGGGAGTGTGCTCGGTGGGTGCAGACGCAACTCGAAGAGGTCGGCTACGACTGTGAGTACCTCGAGGCCGGCGCACTGAATCGGGGCAACGTGTTCGCGCGTCTGCCGGGTGCCGACCCGTCGCGCGGTGCGCTGATGATCCACGGCCACCTCGACGTGGTGCCGGCCGAACCGGCCGACTGGAGCGTGCACCCGTTCTCCGGTGCGGTCTGCGACGGCTACGTGTGGGGTCGTGGCGCGGTGGACATGAAAGACATGTGCGGGATGATGATCGCCGTCGCCCGCCACTTCAAACGCGAAGGCATCGTCCCGCCGCGCGATCTGGTCTTCGCCTTCGTCTCCGACGAGGAGCACGGCGGTACCTACGGCGCCAATTGGCTGGTGGACAACCGGCCCGACCTGTTCCACGGCGTCACCGAGGCGATCGGCGAGGTCGGTGGTTTCTCCCTGACGGTCCCGCGTCGCGACGGCGGTGATCGCCGCCTCTACCTCATCGAGACGGCCGAGAAGGGCCTGTCGTGGATGCGGCTCACCGCGCGCGGCCGCGCGGGGCACGGCTCGATGGTGCACGACGACAACGCGGTCACCGCGATCGCCGAAGCAGTCGCCAAGCTCGGGCGTCACCAGTTCCCGCTCGTGCTCAGCGACACCGTCGAACAGTTCCTGACTGCCGTCGCCGAGGAGACCGGGTACTCGTTCGACGTGGACTCCCCGGACCTGGAGGGGTCGATCGCCAAGCTAGGCGGCATCGCGCGCATCGTCGGCGCCACGCTGCGCGACACCGCCAACCCCACGATGCTCAAGGCCGGCTACAAGGCCAACGTCATCCCGCAGACCGCGGAGGCCATGGTGGACTGCCGGGTGTTGCCGGGCCGCAAGGAGGCGTTCGAACGCGAGGTCGACGCGCTGATCGGACCCGACGTGGTGCGCTCCTGGGAGCGTGACCTGCCGTCGTACGAGACGACGTTCGACGGCGACCTCGTCGACCAGATGAACGCCTCACTGCTGGCGCTGGACCCCGACGCCCGCACCGTGCCGTACATGCTCTCCGGCGGCACTGACGCAAAGTCGTTCCAACGGTTGGGCATCCGCTGCTTCGGATTCATCCCGCTGCGGCTGCCGCCGGAACTCGACTTTGCCGCGCTCTTCCACGGCACCGACGAACGGGTACCCGTCGATGCTCTCGAATTCGGGGCGCAGGTTCTGCAACACTTCCTCGAGCACTGCTGA
- a CDS encoding type II toxin-antitoxin system VapC family toxin, with amino-acid sequence MPLVYFDASAFVKLLTTETGSSLAAALWDGCDAALSNRLAYPEVRAALAAAARNHDLTESELADAERDWEDFWAATRPVELTATVEQHAGHLARVHALRGADAVHLASALAVGEPGLIVAVWDRRLHAGAQAAGCRVAPAQLDP; translated from the coding sequence GTGCCGCTGGTCTACTTCGACGCCAGCGCCTTCGTCAAACTTCTCACCACCGAGACAGGGAGCTCGCTGGCGGCCGCGTTATGGGACGGCTGCGACGCCGCACTGTCCAACCGCCTGGCCTACCCCGAAGTCCGCGCCGCACTCGCCGCAGCGGCCCGCAATCACGACCTAACCGAATCCGAGCTCGCCGACGCCGAGCGTGACTGGGAGGACTTCTGGGCCGCCACCCGCCCAGTCGAACTCACCGCGACGGTTGAACAGCACGCCGGCCACCTGGCCCGAGTCCACGCCTTGCGCGGAGCTGACGCAGTTCATTTGGCCAGCGCCTTGGCTGTCGGCGAACCCGGGCTGATCGTCGCCGTTTGGGACCGACGCCTGCACGCCGGAGCCCAAGCCGCCGGGTGCCGAGTCGCCCCCGCGCAACTTGATCCCTAG
- a CDS encoding MmpS family transport accessory protein, translating into MITVIKKSWLPVLIVAALAIGFVSISYLRSVFGSNGAVVTPVGSDTAEDFNPTVVTYEVFGTGTSAVINYTDLDGLPQRTGQVGLPWTLTLETTIPSVRPDLLAQGDGQFIGCRVTVDGEVEDERTAEGVNAATYCLVKAA; encoded by the coding sequence ATGATCACCGTGATCAAGAAGTCGTGGCTACCTGTGCTGATCGTGGCAGCATTGGCGATCGGCTTCGTCAGCATTTCCTACCTGCGGTCGGTCTTCGGATCGAATGGGGCGGTGGTGACACCGGTGGGGTCGGACACTGCCGAGGACTTCAATCCCACGGTCGTCACCTATGAAGTGTTCGGCACAGGCACATCCGCGGTCATCAACTACACCGATCTCGACGGGTTGCCGCAGCGGACCGGGCAGGTAGGTCTGCCATGGACCCTGACCTTGGAGACGACCATCCCGTCGGTCAGACCGGATCTCCTCGCCCAGGGCGACGGGCAGTTCATCGGTTGCCGGGTGACCGTCGACGGTGAGGTAGAAGACGAAAGGACGGCTGAGGGTGTGAACGCGGCGACGTACTGCTTGGTGAAGGCGGCATGA